The Burkholderia cepacia ATCC 25416 genome includes a window with the following:
- a CDS encoding H-NS family nucleoid-associated regulatory protein, with protein MLIYKSFMEKKALLEEQLERERLAISETVLLEVRRCIEEFGFTYKDVFPAGAAGARKRRAKYFDPRTGQTWCGVGREPAWLRGQDRDRFLIDRSSFEQSQGQDS; from the coding sequence ATGCTGATATACAAGTCGTTCATGGAGAAAAAGGCGCTGCTCGAAGAGCAGCTCGAACGCGAGCGTCTCGCCATATCGGAGACGGTGCTGCTCGAAGTCCGGCGCTGCATCGAGGAATTCGGGTTCACGTACAAGGATGTATTCCCGGCAGGTGCGGCCGGCGCCCGGAAGCGCAGGGCAAAGTATTTCGACCCGCGGACGGGGCAGACGTGGTGCGGCGTGGGCCGCGAGCCGGCATGGCTGCGTGGTCAGGATCGCGACCGGTTTCTGATCGACAGGTCGTCGTTCGAGCAGTCGCAGGGTCAGGATTCCTGA
- a CDS encoding response regulator transcription factor, translating to MNVLYLEDDNAYVEMITSILEKSGHRVHAVGNGCHAIRHLENAVVDLLILDWQVPGLSGFEVLKWTRERIGGRLPILFLTSRVRDDEIFSAINAGADDYMVKPINQFELLARANALLRRAYHSGGAPQDALDIGGYRIDTKARTVLLHGEHVRLTPREFDLAVLLFRNLGRIMPRDALILSLWGRDMTGVSRSLDTHIYRLRMKMALQPSNGVRLSAVYTLGYRLEAI from the coding sequence ATGAACGTTTTATATCTCGAGGACGACAACGCATATGTCGAAATGATCACTTCAATACTCGAGAAATCCGGACACCGCGTGCATGCGGTCGGCAACGGCTGTCACGCGATCCGTCACCTGGAGAACGCGGTCGTCGACCTGCTGATTCTCGACTGGCAAGTGCCGGGGCTGTCGGGGTTCGAGGTACTGAAATGGACGCGCGAGCGCATCGGCGGACGCTTGCCGATCCTGTTCCTGACGAGTCGCGTTCGGGACGACGAGATTTTCTCCGCGATCAACGCCGGCGCCGACGATTACATGGTCAAGCCGATCAACCAATTCGAACTGCTGGCCCGCGCCAACGCGCTGCTGCGGCGCGCGTATCACAGCGGCGGCGCGCCGCAGGACGCCCTCGATATCGGCGGCTACCGGATCGACACGAAGGCGCGGACCGTGCTGCTCCATGGCGAGCATGTCCGGCTGACGCCGCGCGAATTCGATCTCGCCGTGCTGCTGTTTCGCAACCTCGGCCGCATCATGCCGCGCGACGCGCTGATCCTTTCATTGTGGGGTCGCGACATGACCGGCGTATCGCGTAGCCTCGACACGCACATCTATCGACTCCGGATGAAGATGGCGCTCCAGCCGTCGAACGGCGTGCGACTCAGCGCGGTCTATACGCTCGGCTATCGGCTCGAAGCGATCTGA
- the ceoR gene encoding putative multidrug efflux transcriptional regulator CeoR gives MDRLQAMQVFTRVVDTSSFTKAAETLSLPRASVTTIIQNLEAFLGVRLMHRTTRRLSLTPDGAAYYERCVRILADVEETEASFQANNRKPHGKLRIDMPGSIGRLLVIPSLCEFHTRYPDIDLQLGLSDRPVDLLQEGVDCVIRVGALQDSSLVARRVGLFECVTVASPDYLERHGEPKTIDDLSQHKAVNYFSSRTGRTIDWTFLTDGQEVEMKMEGIVSVNDADAYVTCGIEGFGLIQPPLFMVLPHLREGRLKEVLPGVKPLPMPISVVYPHSRHLSPKVRVFVDWIAEVFDRCPLLSGKGSLDATCSKRTFEEAERAPVLDTPVINEWVA, from the coding sequence ATGGACCGGCTTCAGGCCATGCAGGTGTTTACTCGCGTCGTCGATACAAGCAGCTTCACCAAGGCAGCAGAAACGCTCAGCTTGCCGCGGGCGTCCGTCACGACGATCATCCAGAATCTCGAAGCATTCCTCGGTGTGCGGCTGATGCACCGGACCACGCGTCGGCTGTCGCTCACGCCGGACGGCGCCGCCTACTACGAACGATGCGTGCGCATCCTCGCGGACGTCGAGGAAACCGAGGCGAGCTTCCAGGCGAACAACCGGAAGCCGCACGGAAAGTTGCGTATCGACATGCCGGGCTCGATCGGGCGGCTGCTCGTGATTCCGTCGCTGTGCGAATTTCATACGCGCTACCCGGACATCGACCTGCAGCTCGGCCTGTCCGACCGGCCGGTCGACCTGCTGCAGGAAGGGGTCGATTGCGTGATCCGCGTTGGTGCATTGCAGGACTCGTCGCTCGTCGCGCGCCGGGTCGGCCTGTTCGAATGCGTGACGGTCGCGTCGCCCGACTATCTCGAACGTCACGGCGAGCCGAAGACGATCGACGACCTGAGCCAGCACAAGGCCGTCAACTACTTCTCGAGCCGCACCGGCCGCACGATCGACTGGACGTTCCTGACCGACGGCCAGGAAGTCGAGATGAAGATGGAGGGCATCGTGTCGGTGAACGATGCCGATGCGTACGTGACCTGCGGGATCGAAGGCTTCGGGCTGATCCAGCCGCCGCTCTTCATGGTGCTGCCGCATCTGCGCGAAGGCCGGCTCAAGGAAGTGCTGCCCGGCGTCAAGCCGCTGCCGATGCCGATCTCCGTCGTGTATCCGCACAGCCGCCATCTGTCGCCGAAAGTGCGCGTATTCGTCGACTGGATCGCCGAGGTGTTCGACCGTTGCCCGCTGCTGAGCGGCAAGGGCAGCCTCGACGCGACGTGCAGCAAGCGTACGTTCGAGGAAGCCGAACGCGCGCCGGTGCTCGACACGCCGGTCATCAACGAATGGGTCGCGTAG
- the ceoA gene encoding multidrug efflux RND transporter periplasmic adaptor subunit CeoA, with product MAILRTSRSRIATAAIVTLAVVGLGTFGAMRVNANAPEKAAAPLPEVDVATVVPQTVTDWQSYSGRLEAVEKVDVRPQVSGTIVAVNFKDGALVKKGDVLFVIDPRPYQAETDRAAAQLAAAQARNGYAQTDWQRAQRLIGDNAIAKRDYDEKQNAAREAAANLKAAEAALETARINLGYTRITAPVSGRVSRAEITLGNVVSAGASAAPLTTLVSVSPIYASFDADEQTYLQYINGARNGRKVPVELGLANETGYSRSGEIDSVDNRLDTSSGTIRVRARFDNADGALVPGLYARVKVGGSAPHEALLVDDAAINTDQDKKFVFVVDQQGRVSYREVQQGLQHGNRRVIVSGLAAGDRVVVNGTQRVRPGEQVKPHMVPMTGGDAPSAPLADNAKPAAPAKADS from the coding sequence ATGGCCATCCTACGCACCTCCCGTTCCCGAATCGCGACAGCGGCGATCGTGACGCTTGCCGTCGTCGGCCTCGGAACGTTCGGCGCGATGCGCGTGAACGCGAACGCACCCGAGAAAGCGGCTGCACCGCTGCCCGAAGTCGACGTCGCGACCGTCGTGCCGCAGACCGTCACCGACTGGCAGAGTTATTCGGGTCGCCTCGAAGCGGTCGAGAAAGTCGACGTGCGCCCGCAGGTGTCGGGCACGATCGTCGCGGTGAACTTCAAGGACGGCGCGCTCGTGAAGAAGGGCGACGTGCTGTTCGTGATCGACCCGCGCCCGTACCAGGCCGAAACCGATCGCGCGGCCGCGCAGCTCGCGGCCGCGCAAGCGCGCAACGGTTACGCGCAGACCGACTGGCAGCGCGCACAGCGGCTGATCGGCGACAACGCGATCGCGAAGCGCGATTACGACGAGAAGCAGAACGCGGCGCGCGAAGCGGCCGCGAACCTGAAGGCCGCCGAAGCCGCGCTCGAAACGGCGCGCATCAACCTCGGCTATACGCGGATCACCGCGCCGGTGTCGGGCCGCGTGTCGCGCGCGGAAATCACGCTCGGCAACGTCGTGTCGGCCGGTGCGTCGGCCGCGCCGCTCACCACGCTGGTGTCGGTGTCGCCGATCTACGCATCGTTCGACGCAGATGAACAGACCTACCTGCAATACATCAACGGCGCGCGCAACGGCCGCAAGGTGCCGGTCGAGCTCGGCCTCGCGAACGAAACCGGCTACTCGCGCAGCGGCGAGATCGACTCGGTCGACAACCGGCTCGACACGTCGTCGGGCACGATCCGCGTGCGCGCACGCTTCGACAATGCGGACGGTGCGCTCGTCCCGGGCCTGTACGCACGCGTGAAGGTGGGCGGCAGCGCGCCGCACGAGGCATTGCTCGTCGACGATGCGGCGATCAACACCGACCAGGACAAGAAGTTCGTGTTCGTCGTCGACCAGCAGGGCCGCGTGTCGTACCGCGAAGTGCAGCAGGGGCTGCAGCACGGCAACCGGCGCGTGATCGTGAGCGGCCTCGCGGCAGGCGATCGCGTGGTCGTGAACGGCACGCAGCGCGTGCGCCCCGGCGAACAGGTGAAGCCGCACATGGTCCCGATGACGGGCGGTGACGCGCCGTCCGCGCCGCTGGCGGACAACGCGAAGCCGGCCGCCCCGGCGAAGGCGGATTCGTAA
- a CDS encoding alpha/beta hydrolase, translating into MDASEFSKFLKAALPAQATAGAALTVAEVEIPGYAQDIVLRLYRRPDKTGLPVVLYFHGGGFVRGSLEDADFAARFLAERLPALVVSVDYSLAPAFPFPAAPEDAYRAAVWAATRARAFGGNPKKIGVAGHDAGGQLANCLAFIARDRGEVSIVAQALFGPMLDPSMTRIGDAERLASDITARECAACYRAYLPQAAQRMHPYAAPLESVRLAGLPPTLVVTAQNDVLHVEAEKYAGCLISSGVLTQVIRYPDITHAALATHEAAFEEAVRFFQCRFQARQPNRSE; encoded by the coding sequence ATGGACGCTTCTGAATTCAGCAAATTCCTGAAGGCCGCGTTGCCCGCGCAAGCCACGGCGGGCGCGGCGCTGACGGTCGCCGAAGTGGAAATTCCCGGCTACGCGCAGGACATCGTGCTGCGCCTGTACCGGCGCCCGGACAAGACCGGGTTGCCAGTAGTGCTTTACTTCCACGGCGGCGGCTTCGTCCGCGGTTCGCTCGAAGACGCCGATTTCGCTGCGCGTTTTTTAGCAGAACGCTTACCAGCTCTCGTAGTGTCGGTCGACTATTCGCTCGCGCCGGCCTTTCCCTTTCCGGCCGCGCCGGAGGATGCGTATCGCGCCGCCGTGTGGGCCGCGACGCGCGCCCGCGCGTTCGGCGGCAACCCGAAGAAGATCGGTGTCGCGGGTCACGACGCGGGCGGCCAGCTCGCGAACTGCCTCGCGTTCATTGCGCGCGATCGCGGCGAAGTGTCGATCGTCGCGCAGGCGCTGTTCGGGCCGATGCTCGACCCGAGCATGACGCGCATCGGCGACGCCGAGCGCCTCGCGTCCGACATCACCGCGCGCGAATGCGCGGCCTGTTATCGCGCATATCTGCCGCAGGCCGCGCAACGCATGCACCCGTATGCGGCGCCGCTCGAATCGGTGCGCCTCGCGGGCCTGCCGCCGACGCTCGTCGTCACCGCGCAGAACGACGTGCTGCACGTCGAGGCGGAGAAATATGCGGGCTGTCTGATCTCGTCGGGCGTGCTCACGCAGGTGATCCGCTATCCGGACATCACGCACGCCGCGCTCGCGACGCACGAAGCCGCCTTCGAGGAAGCCGTGCGCTTCTTCCAGTGCCGCTTCCAGGCGCGCCAGCCCAACCGTTCCGAATAA